In Mesorhizobium sp. 113-3-3, a genomic segment contains:
- the metG gene encoding methionine--tRNA ligase → MSRDTFYITTAISYPNGKPHIGHAYELIATDALARFQRHDGKDVFFLTGTDEHGIKMLQTAKREGISARELADRNSADFKRMATALNASNDDFIRTTEERHYASSQAIWKAMDANGDIYKGGYAGWYSVRDEAYYGEEETEVRPDNVRYGPQGTPVEWVEEESYFFRLSAYQEKLIALYESQPDFIGPAERRNEVMSFVKSGLRDLSISRTTFDWGVPVPGDEKHVMYVWVDALTNYITGVGYPDENDEKWRFWPADAHIIGKDIVRFHAVYWPAFLMSAGIPLPKRVFGHGFLFNRGEKMSKSVGNVIDPFTMVEHYGVDQVRYFFLREVPFGQDGSYSHDAIVNRTNADLANGLGNLAQRSLSMIAKNCGGVVPKRGDLTEADSAILDQAVAALATARKAMDGQGIHLALAAIFDVVAEADRYFAGQAPWALKKTDPERMETVLWTTAEVVRRVTVLCQPFVPGSAAKLLDLLAVPAEKRNFEHVHADYALVPGTALPVPEGVFPRYVEQPGANA, encoded by the coding sequence ATGTCACGCGACACATTCTACATCACGACCGCGATTTCCTATCCGAACGGCAAGCCGCATATCGGCCATGCCTATGAGTTGATCGCGACCGACGCGCTTGCCCGTTTCCAGCGGCACGACGGCAAGGACGTGTTCTTCCTTACCGGCACCGACGAACACGGCATCAAGATGCTGCAGACGGCGAAGCGCGAAGGCATTTCGGCGCGCGAACTGGCCGATCGCAACTCGGCCGATTTCAAACGCATGGCGACTGCGCTCAACGCCTCAAACGACGATTTCATCCGCACCACCGAAGAGCGGCATTACGCGTCCTCGCAGGCGATCTGGAAGGCGATGGACGCCAATGGCGACATTTACAAAGGCGGCTATGCCGGCTGGTACTCGGTGCGTGACGAAGCCTATTACGGCGAGGAGGAGACGGAGGTCCGTCCCGACAATGTGCGCTACGGGCCGCAGGGAACGCCGGTCGAATGGGTCGAGGAAGAGAGCTATTTCTTCCGCCTCTCGGCCTACCAGGAAAAGCTCATCGCGCTTTATGAAAGCCAGCCCGACTTCATCGGCCCGGCCGAGCGCCGCAATGAGGTGATGAGCTTCGTCAAATCCGGACTCAGGGATTTGTCGATCTCGCGCACCACCTTCGACTGGGGCGTACCGGTGCCGGGCGACGAGAAGCATGTGATGTATGTGTGGGTCGACGCGTTGACCAATTACATCACCGGCGTCGGCTATCCCGATGAAAATGATGAGAAATGGCGTTTCTGGCCTGCTGACGCGCACATCATCGGCAAGGACATTGTACGCTTCCATGCGGTCTACTGGCCGGCCTTCCTGATGTCGGCCGGCATCCCGCTGCCGAAGCGCGTTTTCGGCCACGGCTTCTTGTTCAACCGCGGCGAGAAGATGTCGAAATCGGTCGGCAACGTCATCGACCCGTTCACCATGGTCGAGCATTACGGCGTTGACCAGGTGCGCTATTTCTTCCTGCGCGAGGTGCCGTTCGGCCAGGACGGCAGCTACAGCCATGACGCGATCGTCAACCGCACCAACGCCGATCTAGCCAATGGCCTCGGTAATCTGGCGCAGCGTTCGCTGTCGATGATCGCCAAGAATTGCGGCGGCGTGGTGCCGAAGCGTGGCGATTTGACGGAAGCTGACAGCGCCATCCTGGATCAGGCGGTGGCTGCTCTTGCCACGGCCCGCAAAGCCATGGACGGGCAAGGCATTCATCTGGCACTGGCGGCGATCTTCGATGTGGTGGCTGAAGCCGATCGATACTTCGCTGGACAGGCACCATGGGCGCTGAAGAAAACCGATCCCGAGCGGATGGAAACGGTGCTGTGGACCACCGCCGAAGTGGTTCGACGCGTCACCGTGCTGTGCCAGCCCTTTGTTCCGGGGTCGGCCGCGAAGTTGCTCGACCTGCTGGCAGTGCCGGCGGAGAAGCGTAACTTCGAGCATGTCCACGCCGACTATGCGCTTGTGCCCGGAACCGCCTTGCCGGTGCCGGAAGGCGTGTTTCCGCGCTATGTCGAACAGCCGGGTGCGAACGCCTGA
- a CDS encoding TatD family hydrolase: MLVDSHCHLDFPDFAEERAAIVARAKAAGIGRMVTISTRVRRFPQILEIAETFDEIYCSVGTHPHNAAEELDVTAEELVRLSAHPKVVAIGEAGLDYFYDKAPRDAQAQGFRTHIAAARETGLPLVIHSRDADDDMAAILEDETGKGAFPFVLHCFSSGRRLAEVGVALGGYVSFSGILTFKNSAELRAIAVDVPHDRLLVETDAPYLAPIPFRGKRNEPAYVAHTARVLAETISVSEAEIADLTTDNFFRLFGKMPRPAEQSA; this comes from the coding sequence ATGCTTGTTGACAGCCACTGCCATCTGGATTTTCCAGATTTCGCCGAGGAGCGGGCGGCCATTGTCGCCCGCGCCAAAGCGGCCGGAATCGGCCGCATGGTGACGATCTCAACCCGCGTGAGGCGCTTTCCGCAAATACTTGAAATCGCGGAGACTTTTGACGAAATTTACTGCTCGGTCGGCACCCATCCGCACAATGCCGCCGAAGAACTCGACGTCACCGCTGAGGAGCTTGTCCGCCTGTCGGCACACCCGAAAGTGGTGGCGATCGGTGAGGCCGGGCTCGACTATTTCTACGACAAGGCGCCGCGCGACGCGCAGGCGCAGGGTTTTCGCACGCACATTGCCGCCGCTCGTGAGACCGGCCTGCCTCTCGTCATCCATTCGCGCGATGCCGATGACGACATGGCAGCCATTCTCGAGGACGAGACAGGGAAGGGCGCCTTCCCCTTCGTCCTGCATTGTTTCTCGTCCGGACGCCGGCTGGCCGAGGTGGGCGTCGCGCTCGGAGGCTATGTCTCGTTCTCCGGCATCCTGACCTTCAAGAACTCGGCCGAATTGCGTGCCATCGCCGTCGACGTGCCGCATGACCGGCTGCTCGTCGAAACCGACGCGCCCTATCTTGCGCCGATCCCGTTTCGCGGCAAGCGCAATGAGCCGGCCTACGTCGCGCACACGGCCCGCGTGCTGGCGGAGACGATTAGCGTCAGCGAAGCTGAAATCGCCGATCTGACGACGGACAATTTCTTCCGGCTGTTCGGCAAGATGCCACGGCCTGCCGAGCAGAGCGCCTGA
- a CDS encoding MBL fold metallo-hydrolase translates to MTDRLRLTILGCGSSPGTPRITGDWGNCDPTNPKNRRMRTAALVERIAADGGRTTVVIDTGPDFREQMLLASVKRIDAVVYTHPHADHIHGIDDLRGYVLEQRHLIDIHADQPTMLRLRQAFGYCFETPPGSSYPPIVRAHIIDHTRPVVIEGEGGALTLEPLPQFHGDIISLGFRIGGLAYCPDISGFPDATAERLRGLEMLVIDALQYNIHPSHLSLGQALEWIERLAPSNAVLTHMHVPLDYATVMAETPDKVAPAHDGMVIEIPYESE, encoded by the coding sequence ATGACCGACAGGCTGCGCCTCACCATTCTCGGCTGCGGCTCGTCGCCAGGTACGCCGCGCATCACCGGCGACTGGGGCAATTGCGACCCGACCAATCCAAAAAACCGGCGTATGCGCACGGCAGCGCTGGTCGAGCGGATTGCGGCCGATGGCGGCCGCACCACCGTGGTCATCGACACCGGGCCGGATTTTCGCGAACAGATGCTGCTCGCTTCGGTCAAACGCATCGACGCGGTCGTCTACACGCATCCCCATGCCGACCACATCCACGGCATCGACGATCTGCGCGGCTATGTGCTCGAACAGCGTCACCTGATCGACATCCATGCCGACCAGCCGACGATGCTGCGCCTGCGGCAGGCGTTCGGCTATTGCTTCGAGACGCCGCCGGGGAGCTCCTATCCGCCGATCGTGCGGGCGCATATCATCGACCACACAAGGCCGGTGGTGATCGAAGGTGAGGGGGGTGCCCTCACCCTGGAGCCGTTGCCGCAGTTCCATGGCGACATCATCTCGCTCGGATTCCGCATCGGCGGCCTGGCCTATTGCCCTGATATCAGCGGCTTTCCCGACGCCACCGCCGAACGGCTGCGCGGCCTGGAAATGCTGGTCATCGACGCGCTGCAGTACAACATCCATCCCAGCCATCTCTCGCTCGGCCAGGCGCTGGAATGGATCGAGAGGCTGGCGCCCAGCAATGCTGTGCTGACCCACATGCATGTGCCGCTCGACTATGCGACCGTGATGGCCGAGACGCCTGATAAGGTGGCGCCGGCCCATGACGGCATGGTGATTGAAATCCCTTATGAATCAGAATGA
- a CDS encoding VOC family protein: MPNLENLKKQAKQYLRWHRDRYHPVAAEIRAALQRFQHLDDNQVLEASFKLSDAQELVARQLGFEGWQALKAGAPAMNTQFKHAMTPPVLSGTEAQLYVTDLKASCDFFTSKLGFTVDFVYGDPPFYGMVKRDHARLCMRLVCEPVFVGDIRKREHLLSASITVDTAAEIKQLFLEYQAAGVGFHQGLKKEPWGARNFIVLDPDGNLILFAGPAD; this comes from the coding sequence ATGCCAAACCTCGAAAACCTGAAGAAGCAGGCAAAGCAATATCTGCGCTGGCATCGTGATCGATATCATCCGGTCGCAGCCGAGATCAGAGCCGCTTTGCAGCGGTTTCAGCACCTCGATGACAATCAGGTGCTGGAGGCATCGTTCAAGCTCAGCGATGCGCAGGAGCTTGTAGCTCGCCAATTGGGTTTCGAGGGATGGCAGGCGCTCAAAGCAGGAGCCCCAGCCATGAACACTCAATTCAAGCACGCGATGACGCCACCGGTCCTCAGCGGAACCGAAGCTCAACTTTATGTCACCGACCTCAAGGCGTCGTGTGATTTCTTCACGTCGAAGCTCGGCTTTACAGTCGACTTTGTTTATGGTGACCCGCCATTCTACGGCATGGTCAAGCGTGACCATGCCCGACTTTGCATGCGGCTTGTCTGTGAGCCGGTCTTTGTCGGGGATATACGCAAGCGCGAACACCTTTTGTCGGCGTCGATCACTGTCGATACCGCGGCGGAGATCAAACAACTCTTTTTGGAGTACCAAGCCGCCGGTGTGGGCTTCCACCAAGGACTGAAGAAAGAACCTTGGGGCGCGAGGAACTTCATTGTCCTTGATCCCGACGGCAATCTCATCTTGTTCGCGGGGCCTGCCGACTGA
- a CDS encoding agmatinase: MTASPSFLGLPDRLANGRTPRAVMFGAGHGSTYPGKDSSGYALAADAIRAASQGDAPLIEHWDFDLGGPLFDGKPACCVDAGDIATILHDNAVNRARIEAKTREVLALPAVPILLGGDDSVVIPFLAGFAGHGPIWILQIDAHIDWRDEVQGERHGYSSPMRRASEMPHVAGMVQVGLRSVGSARLSEIEAAQHYGSRFVTAREVHAQGVEAALRHIPEGASVVVTFDCDSLDPGIMPGVAARTPGGLTYTQAIDLIAGLGKRARIAGFDLVELYPPADIDGLSAQTAARLLVNVIGTIARVADF; the protein is encoded by the coding sequence ATGACCGCCTCACCTTCCTTTCTCGGCCTTCCCGATCGCCTCGCTAATGGCCGCACGCCCCGCGCGGTGATGTTCGGAGCCGGCCACGGCAGCACCTATCCCGGCAAGGACAGCAGCGGCTATGCGTTGGCGGCCGACGCGATCCGTGCGGCCAGCCAGGGCGATGCCCCACTCATCGAGCATTGGGATTTCGATCTCGGCGGCCCGTTGTTCGACGGCAAGCCGGCCTGCTGCGTCGACGCCGGCGACATCGCGACCATCCTGCACGACAATGCGGTCAACCGCGCCCGGATCGAGGCGAAAACGCGCGAGGTCCTGGCCTTGCCGGCCGTGCCCATCCTGCTTGGCGGTGACGATTCCGTCGTCATTCCATTCCTCGCCGGCTTTGCCGGGCACGGACCGATCTGGATCCTGCAGATCGACGCCCATATCGACTGGCGCGACGAGGTGCAAGGCGAACGCCACGGCTATTCGAGCCCGATGCGGCGGGCGAGCGAGATGCCGCATGTCGCAGGCATGGTACAAGTCGGCCTGCGCAGCGTCGGCAGCGCGCGCCTCTCTGAAATCGAAGCGGCGCAGCACTATGGCAGCCGTTTCGTGACCGCGCGCGAGGTTCATGCTCAAGGCGTGGAAGCCGCCCTTCGCCATATTCCAGAAGGCGCGAGCGTCGTCGTCACCTTCGACTGCGACAGCCTCGATCCCGGCATCATGCCGGGCGTTGCGGCGCGTACGCCTGGCGGCCTTACCTACACGCAGGCGATCGACCTGATCGCAGGCCTCGGCAAGCGCGCCAGGATCGCGGGATTCGACCTGGTCGAGCTCTATCCGCCCGCCGACATAGACGGCCTGTCGGCGCAGACCGCCGCGCGTCTTCTCGTCAATGTGATCGGCACCATTGCCCGCGTTGCTGATTTTTAG
- a CDS encoding outer membrane protein, whose translation MKRLLAIMALAGLSATAASAADMAAPVAGSAYDWSGFYAGAHIGVANGNITATDVTQPNGGFFTDLVPAGTEGFDFRDTNIAGGVHVGAQYQWQQFVLGGEATWTATGIRKEIVSPYFPDSDTETGKIQHYATVVGKIGYAFDRVLIYAKGGYAGGKVGFTARDNDALVTYEQNEWHNGYALGLGIDYALTDRLSLGVDYTHVDLGSKTSTGPNVFDDGSLGSNPESYETKARVDAVMARLSYKFGG comes from the coding sequence GTGAAGAGACTTCTTGCAATCATGGCGCTGGCCGGGCTCAGCGCCACCGCGGCATCGGCTGCGGACATGGCCGCGCCCGTAGCTGGTTCGGCCTATGACTGGAGCGGTTTTTATGCCGGCGCGCATATCGGCGTCGCCAACGGCAACATCACCGCGACGGATGTCACACAGCCGAACGGCGGGTTTTTCACCGACCTGGTTCCGGCCGGAACAGAGGGTTTCGATTTCCGTGATACGAACATAGCGGGCGGCGTGCATGTCGGCGCCCAGTACCAGTGGCAGCAATTCGTCCTGGGCGGCGAAGCGACGTGGACCGCCACGGGAATCCGCAAGGAGATCGTCAGCCCATACTTCCCAGACTCCGACACCGAGACCGGCAAGATCCAGCACTATGCGACGGTGGTCGGCAAGATCGGCTATGCGTTCGACCGCGTCCTGATCTATGCGAAGGGCGGCTATGCCGGCGGCAAGGTCGGGTTCACGGCGCGCGACAATGATGCCCTGGTCACCTATGAGCAGAACGAATGGCACAATGGCTACGCGTTGGGCCTTGGCATCGACTATGCCCTCACCGACAGGCTGAGCCTTGGTGTCGACTATACGCATGTCGATCTCGGCTCCAAGACGAGCACGGGACCCAATGTGTTCGATGACGGCTCGCTTGGGAGCAACCCCGAGAGCTACGAAACCAAGGCCAGGGTAGATGCCGTGATGGCCCGGCTGAGCTACAAGTTCGGCGGCTAG
- a CDS encoding pyrroline-5-carboxylate reductase: protein MKLGFIGTGALTSAIVTGLNSLERDPVSVVLSPRNEEIAANLASRYPNVRIATDNQAVLDECDTVMLAVRPQIAHQVLPGLKFRRDHHLISLIATLSREEIIGLAAPASRVTKALPMPMIAQRLGATIIYPPDPDVAALFGGLGKVIAVESSSEFDALSVATATYATYFKYLDTIHRWLKAHDVPDTKGRDYIAALFTALGHAPETAPDADFTHLAQDYATRGGINEQVLNELTARNVFDALAESLDGVHRRISAAGAT from the coding sequence ATGAAACTTGGCTTCATCGGCACAGGCGCGCTGACGTCAGCCATTGTCACCGGGCTCAACTCCCTCGAGCGCGATCCGGTATCGGTGGTGCTGTCGCCGCGCAACGAAGAGATCGCCGCGAACCTTGCGTCCCGTTATCCGAATGTGCGTATCGCCACCGACAATCAGGCGGTGCTCGACGAATGCGATACCGTCATGCTGGCGGTGCGGCCGCAAATTGCCCACCAGGTGCTGCCTGGATTGAAGTTCCGGCGCGATCATCACCTCATCAGCTTGATCGCCACGCTGTCGCGCGAGGAAATCATCGGCCTGGCCGCACCTGCCAGCCGCGTGACGAAGGCGCTGCCCATGCCGATGATCGCCCAACGGCTTGGGGCGACGATCATCTACCCGCCCGATCCGGACGTGGCCGCGTTGTTCGGCGGATTGGGAAAGGTGATCGCGGTCGAGAGTTCCAGCGAGTTCGACGCGTTGAGCGTCGCGACCGCGACCTATGCCACCTATTTCAAGTATCTCGACACGATCCATCGCTGGCTGAAAGCGCATGATGTGCCGGACACCAAGGGGCGCGACTACATAGCCGCGCTCTTCACCGCGCTCGGGCACGCCCCGGAGACGGCGCCCGATGCGGATTTCACGCATCTGGCGCAGGATTATGCGACCCGCGGCGGCATCAACGAGCAGGTCCTGAACGAACTCACGGCCCGCAACGTCTTCGATGCGCTGGCGGAAAGCCTGGACGGCGTGCATCGCCGCATTTCAGCGGCTGGCGCCACATAG
- a CDS encoding aldose 1-epimerase family protein — protein sequence MAQDSQTLQGDGISAVITGQGAELVSLRDGQGFEFLWQAGPEWRRHSPVLFPIVGRLKGDQLRHRGQAYPMTQHGFARDKPFTWEERGPRSCTLVLTDDVDTRAHYPFAFRLAVTYTLERQRLGVVLEVTNTGDEPLPASIGAHPAFNWPLLAELPKEAYRLTFADDEPAPIRRLKDGLLLPESRPTPIKGRTLTLSERLFDDDAVILDRAASTSVRYAAESGPAIEMSWQGAEVLGIWSKPGGAPFLCIEPWHGIASPADFDGEFSDKPGVMLIEPGAKRSLSYRIGLEQGRR from the coding sequence GTGGCACAGGACAGCCAAACGCTTCAGGGCGACGGCATCTCGGCTGTTATAACAGGGCAGGGCGCCGAACTGGTTTCTCTGCGGGATGGGCAGGGGTTTGAGTTCCTGTGGCAGGCCGGGCCGGAGTGGCGGCGGCATTCGCCGGTGCTGTTCCCCATCGTCGGCCGGCTGAAGGGCGACCAGCTGCGCCACCGCGGCCAGGCCTATCCGATGACGCAGCACGGCTTCGCCCGCGACAAGCCGTTCACCTGGGAGGAGAGGGGACCCCGCTCTTGCACGCTGGTCCTCACCGACGATGTCGACACGCGCGCCCACTACCCCTTCGCCTTTCGCCTAGCCGTGACCTATACGCTCGAGCGCCAGCGGCTTGGTGTGGTCCTGGAGGTCACCAACACTGGCGACGAACCTTTGCCGGCCTCGATCGGCGCGCATCCAGCGTTCAACTGGCCGTTGCTGGCGGAATTGCCCAAGGAGGCCTATCGGCTGACTTTTGCCGATGATGAACCCGCACCGATCCGCCGCCTCAAGGACGGCCTTCTGCTCCCAGAATCGCGGCCAACACCGATCAAAGGCAGGACGCTTACGCTGTCCGAACGGCTGTTCGACGACGACGCCGTCATCCTGGATCGGGCCGCCAGCACCAGCGTACGTTATGCGGCCGAGAGCGGTCCCGCGATCGAAATGTCATGGCAGGGCGCCGAGGTACTCGGCATCTGGTCCAAGCCCGGCGGTGCGCCCTTCCTGTGCATCGAACCCTGGCATGGTATTGCGAGCCCGGCCGATTTCGACGGCGAATTCAGCGACAAGCCTGGCGTGATGCTGATCGAACCGGGAGCGAAGCGTTCACTGAGCTACCGGATCGGCCTGGAGCAGGGACGGCGGTGA
- a CDS encoding Bax inhibitor-1/YccA family protein, which produces MNTPNLGYRVGTGAQAGAVFDEGLRQHMLRVYNYMGLGLVVTGLVAFLVSSTPALYVPIFSSPLKYVVMLAPLAFVLLFSFKMQTMSAASAQAMFWAFCAVMGLSLASVFLVFTGTSIARTFFIAATMFGATSLYGYTTRRDLTQFSSFLIMGLIGVVIASIVNIFLGSTALQFAISVIGIAVFIGLTAWDTQTIKEQYAENFDAESRQKLAVFGAFSLYLNFINIFQLLLNFTGERE; this is translated from the coding sequence ATGAACACGCCCAATCTGGGATATCGCGTCGGCACCGGCGCCCAGGCCGGAGCCGTCTTTGACGAAGGCCTGCGCCAGCACATGCTGCGCGTCTACAACTATATGGGCCTTGGCCTCGTGGTCACCGGCCTGGTCGCCTTCCTGGTGTCGTCGACGCCGGCGCTCTATGTGCCGATCTTCTCCAGCCCGCTGAAATATGTGGTGATGCTGGCGCCGCTCGCCTTCGTGTTGCTGTTTTCGTTCAAGATGCAGACCATGTCGGCGGCCAGCGCCCAGGCGATGTTCTGGGCCTTCTGCGCGGTGATGGGCTTGTCGCTCGCCTCCGTGTTCCTGGTCTTCACCGGCACCAGCATCGCGCGCACCTTCTTCATCGCCGCCACCATGTTCGGCGCCACCAGCCTCTATGGCTACACGACCAGGCGCGACCTGACGCAGTTCTCGTCGTTCCTGATCATGGGCCTGATCGGCGTGGTGATCGCCAGCATCGTCAACATCTTCCTCGGCTCGACCGCGCTGCAATTCGCCATCTCGGTGATCGGCATCGCCGTCTTCATCGGCCTGACCGCCTGGGACACGCAGACGATCAAGGAACAGTATGCCGAGAATTTCGACGCCGAATCGCGCCAGAAGCTGGCTGTTTTCGGCGCCTTCTCGCTCTACCTGAACTTCATCAACATCTTCCAGCTGCTGCTGAATTTCACTGGCGAGCGCGAGTAA
- a CDS encoding anti-sigma factor family protein — protein sequence MSALVDPVTDADLDAYVDEQLDVTRRIEVEAFLSTRPEAAARVMSDLRTRDELRVALAGSRDMARPATADAARRLERGLVRGRIFGVLQRAAAVAAFVAAGWLANGIIGPMSVTKVVASPQPPAYLDEAVRAHRTTLVRETMPSQQEAPNYNAGEIRAATAIVMPSLPKDWKVRDVQIYPSRFGPSVEMAVDTKDMGLVSLFAIRPGTFDVVKPTVAPSGDISSAYFQIGEVAYAVVAKSGVHDLDRAAETLARTLY from the coding sequence ATGAGCGCTCTTGTCGATCCCGTGACCGACGCCGACCTCGACGCCTATGTCGACGAGCAGCTCGACGTCACCCGCCGCATCGAGGTCGAAGCCTTCCTGTCGACGCGTCCGGAGGCCGCCGCGCGCGTCATGTCGGATCTGCGGACCCGTGATGAACTGCGCGTGGCGCTTGCCGGCTCCAGGGACATGGCGCGGCCCGCGACCGCCGATGCCGCGCGGCGGCTGGAGAGGGGCCTTGTCAGGGGCCGCATCTTCGGCGTCTTGCAGCGCGCCGCGGCGGTTGCCGCCTTCGTTGCCGCCGGCTGGCTGGCAAACGGCATCATCGGTCCGATGTCGGTGACCAAGGTCGTCGCGTCGCCGCAGCCGCCCGCCTATCTTGACGAGGCGGTGCGGGCGCACAGGACGACCCTGGTGCGCGAAACCATGCCCTCGCAGCAGGAAGCGCCCAATTACAACGCCGGCGAGATCCGCGCCGCGACCGCGATCGTCATGCCGTCGCTGCCCAAGGACTGGAAGGTGCGCGACGTGCAGATCTATCCGTCGCGTTTCGGCCCGAGCGTCGAGATGGCGGTCGACACCAAGGATATGGGCCTGGTGTCGCTGTTTGCGATCCGGCCTGGAACCTTCGACGTGGTCAAGCCGACCGTCGCGCCCTCGGGCGACATTTCCTCGGCCTATTTCCAGATCGGCGAGGTCGCCTATGCGGTGGTCGCCAAGAGCGGGGTTCACGACCTCGACCGCGCCGCCGAGACGCTCGCCAGAACGCTTTACTGA
- a CDS encoding sigma-70 family RNA polymerase sigma factor, which produces MLRKQGMKRSMPRFDIIGQLGSLRRYAQSLTRDSADAEDLVHDALVRAYERRGTFRSGGNLRAWLLSIVHNAFIDRVRSRRSEASRIEQAGYLADAATPAPQEHSVRLAQVREAFFNLPEEQRSALHLVAIEGLSYQQAANATGVPLGTLMSRIGRARAALRQMEDAAPGRGKNHLRIVGGEP; this is translated from the coding sequence ATGCTCCGTAAACAGGGCATGAAACGGTCGATGCCACGCTTTGACATCATAGGGCAGCTCGGATCGCTGCGGCGCTATGCGCAGTCGCTGACGCGCGACAGCGCGGATGCCGAGGATCTCGTGCATGACGCGCTGGTGCGCGCCTATGAGCGGCGCGGCACCTTTCGCTCCGGCGGAAACCTTCGGGCCTGGCTGCTGTCCATCGTCCACAACGCATTTATCGACCGCGTGCGTTCGCGCCGTTCGGAAGCGTCACGCATCGAACAGGCCGGGTACCTCGCCGATGCCGCAACGCCGGCGCCGCAGGAGCATTCCGTGCGCTTGGCGCAGGTGCGGGAGGCCTTTTTCAATTTGCCGGAAGAGCAGCGTTCGGCACTGCATCTGGTCGCCATCGAAGGGCTTTCCTACCAGCAGGCGGCCAATGCCACCGGCGTGCCGCTGGGAACGCTGATGTCGCGCATCGGCAGGGCGCGCGCCGCCTTGCGCCAGATGGAAGACGCCGCCCCGGGGCGCGGCAAAAACCATCTCAGAATCGTCGGAGGTGAGCCATGA
- a CDS encoding histidine phosphatase family protein yields MLVRLTMICNGATAATRRGSFPLDEPLEPRSLTLAKAMRGTLRRADRVWTAPALRARQTAEALALDASVEPLLADQDHGSWAGKSFEDVQAEQPESIAAWLSDPNAAPHGGESLADVARRASALMDRLMAKPGHAIALTHASVIRTAIVHVLGAPLAACWRIDIEPLGITDFRSDGRRWVLRACGVTTPKSPKPLRS; encoded by the coding sequence ATGCTCGTACGGCTGACGATGATCTGCAACGGTGCCACGGCGGCGACCCGGCGAGGTTCGTTTCCGCTCGACGAGCCGCTGGAGCCGCGCTCGCTGACGCTGGCGAAGGCGATGCGCGGGACCTTGCGTCGTGCCGATCGCGTATGGACAGCGCCCGCGCTTCGCGCCCGGCAGACCGCTGAGGCCCTGGCGCTGGACGCATCGGTCGAACCGCTCCTGGCGGACCAGGATCATGGAAGCTGGGCCGGCAAGAGTTTTGAGGACGTGCAGGCGGAGCAGCCCGAGAGCATCGCTGCCTGGCTCTCAGACCCCAATGCAGCGCCGCATGGCGGCGAGTCGCTGGCCGACGTTGCCCGCCGGGCCTCCGCATTGATGGACCGGCTGATGGCCAAGCCTGGCCACGCCATCGCGCTGACCCATGCCAGCGTCATCCGCACCGCGATCGTGCATGTCCTGGGTGCGCCGCTTGCCGCTTGCTGGAGGATCGACATCGAGCCGCTGGGCATCACCGATTTTCGCAGCGACGGCCGCAGATGGGTGTTGCGCGCTTGCGGTGTGACTACGCCCAAATCGCCAAAACCACTTCGCAGCTGA
- a CDS encoding GNAT family N-acetyltransferase, producing MAAVIECVEASLEATYGGLWTSEPLKAGDDDWTSAWVACDPQRIIGVGLSHADVVSDLWIHPSAQGLGAGTALLAVLESEIASRGFTIGRLRCLEPNVRSRSFYASRGWVEVRIYPHETIPLNTVDMTKLIGSQEK from the coding sequence ATGGCCGCTGTCATAGAGTGCGTCGAGGCTTCGCTGGAAGCCACCTATGGCGGGCTCTGGACTTCCGAGCCGCTAAAGGCTGGCGATGATGATTGGACGAGCGCATGGGTAGCCTGCGATCCTCAACGCATCATCGGGGTCGGGCTGTCCCATGCTGACGTCGTCAGCGATTTGTGGATTCATCCATCCGCCCAGGGTCTCGGCGCCGGAACTGCTCTGTTGGCTGTTTTGGAAAGCGAAATAGCCTCCCGCGGCTTCACCATAGGCCGTTTGCGCTGCCTCGAACCAAATGTCAGATCACGGAGCTTCTATGCCTCACGAGGCTGGGTGGAGGTGCGAATCTATCCGCACGAAACAATACCCTTGAACACCGTCGACATGACGAAGTTGATTGGCTCGCAGGAAAAATGA